The following nucleotide sequence is from Labeo rohita strain BAU-BD-2019 chromosome 3, IGBB_LRoh.1.0, whole genome shotgun sequence.
TGATATAAACTTaccacattgttttattatatatatatttttttttttttgtataagtaattttattttattatcttttaatatattataatatagcCTACacatgtgaacctggaccacaaaaccagtcttaagtagcatgggtatatttgtagcaatagccaaaaatacactgtaggggtcaaaattattatttttttttaatgccaaaaatcattaggatattaagtaaaaatcatgtccataaagatattttgtaaatttcctaccttaaatatatcaaaatttaatttttgattagtaacatgctttgctaagaactttaatgTTTgagattttctcagtatttttatttatttatttttttttttttttttgcaccctccagattacaggttttcaaatagttgcatctcagctaaatattgtcctatcctaacaaactatacatcagttaaaaaaaaacttatttaaaaaatgtatttattcagctttaagtTGATTTCAATTCcaaaacttgacccttatgactagttttgtggtccaggtacTACAAAACTCAATTTTCcctgaacatcttggaaaaCCAGATactgctaaaaatgtttttcaaagttgtaaacaCAAAGATTACTGAAGtacatttcagtctttctacttcgaAGTGTCAAGTTCAATTCAGTGTGTTACCTGCCTAttctttgtattaaaaaaattgaaatttactagcaatttctgagttaAATGTTTTCTACACCAAAGTAttttctgtgtatgttttttgttaCTTCAAAAAAAACCTGGCAATATAGCAAAAAAGTCAGACCAACTGAGAGTTTTTATATTCAGTACCTGAAGTGCTAGTGTTGTGTCGTACACTCGGGGCAGCACAGCACAGGCCCCTGTGTCTAGGTGAGTATGTGTGGTAAAGACGCACCCACCGCTCTTTGCCACTCCCTTCCAGGTGAAGTGGTAACGGAGAACTCCTTCCTTAGCGCCGCTTACCTATGAAACAAACGGAAACACCTTAAACCCCTTTAATACTCTTTATTTCGACGAGCAAAGGAGCAACTGAACAATCCTAAACGATCAAACATAACTATAAAAACAGCTTGACGATGGAGGCAGCGCCGGGCGGTCTCGGGCGCTGTTCTTGCGCGTTCTGGCTTGCGGTGGCTTTCGACGTTCTTGGTCTCATCATATTATTGCTCGGCGTGTTTGGGGACTTATTCTTCTACGACTTCTTGATATATGCAGGAGCCATCATCATTTTCCTCAGTCTTATTTGGTGGGTTTTCTGGTACACGGGTAATATTGAGGTACCCCCCGAGGAGCTTGAGGATGATGTGGGTTTGCTAAAGAAGGGCAGAGGTTTGGCAGGGGTTGTCAGGAGGTTCTCCACCCGCCTCTCGAGCGGAATCAGAAACTCTTTGAGGAGAAACGGGGGACCCCGTGCTCAAGGTACAGTGCCCGGTCAAGCAAAGAACAGAAGAGATGGCCGTCAAGTACCAGTGGCTTTCGCAATGACCTCTCAGGATAATGTGAGCACTGTGTCTGCGACGGTGACCGGAACAGAAACGCAGGCCATCTGAACCATCACGTACAGGTTAACAGCGTTTCATTAATTACTAAGTGTCTGTAATTCATCCCTAATTACGATAATAACAAAGCCATCTGTTTATCAATGTTTGATCAAATGTTGCAAGCTATAATTTTTTTGATTGATTCTTATTTCAATAAATGGAATGATATGAAAATCATACGAAAAGGAAAGACAAAAACATGTCAATGAAATGACTTTGAGGAAGTATTTGCATCATAAGGGCAGATCACTCTGTTAAACATTAATCGTGAAACAATAGCTCAGATAAACAATTGAGACCTACAGTGTGAAGCATAACAGATGTATCTTTATATTTAAGAATATAGATTTACGTTGCTAATTTACCATATTAAGATTTACACAGTATGaagttaaataaatgaagtaaCAAACCAGAAACTGTatgaaaattgtataaaaacacaaaatgcattatgttttGTGGATTCAGtaggttaaataaatatatatataggtagACACAGATAGTAggataaaataatgtaaaacaaatagAGCAAaagaaagcttttgaatgacaaaaagaaaaatgtttgaccatttttttttattttagcaggTTACAGAAGAGGATATTCAACCATGGCATTGCCTTAAAGgacttttgtttttctctcctgaaatattctgtttttattgaaaacgtttacaattaaattacattttgtattactttggtgatttttttgattttgtgttttgtgctttgtactatacattattttgagATTATGCACTGATGAAAATAGCTATATGAcgaaataaatgcaattatgtATTTTCCTACATTTAATTGTCTGTTTTATATCTGAGTTTCTATAGCCTTTCGTTTCGACTAACAGATTGTAACCCGGACATGTTCTAGTGTCCTGCTTTTATTGAGTCTCATGCATCTCTACTGTACAACCTTTGGACATTGAGAAGTGTTATTACGTTTGCTTCCTCTTATCTTTGTTTGCTCATACCAATTTAGGAGCAGCAGGTGTAAACGAACCAGATGGGCGGCAGGCGGTTTGATAGTTAACTCAACGACAGTGGCCTCTTTTATTCAAAACGGTTTTCCAGATATGTATATGAAGTTTTCAGCTGGATTTATAGCTCTGTTTCTCAGTAGGCCATGCATGTCTTTTATGTAACTTCAGATGCATTCATGCATTGACACTAAAAACTGCCTGTTTGAAACTTTTGCACAGTTAAGCTAACCAAAGAATCTGGAAAAGATCATTTACTGGGAAAGATTACGTTATGTAAGATTGTATTGTTCAACAGGGTTTTCGTGACGATACCAAAACTAAATTCTCAAATCTGTCCCAGTGGTCTTCAATAAGGAGTTTAGCCAATTATTGTTTGATTTCTcacaaattttacaaaaatactgtAGCCTGTAAAACATACAATATTAAAGATATAGCTcaaaccaaaatgaaaaatattcatttactcaccttcatgccattttaaaccTGTAGGACTTtcttctgtgtgtttttgttgtttttaactatccctttaagttattgaaaactcaaacaaatatttcacatcccacattaatttattaaaagtaattgaagagtttataattattttactaccTACAATGTAAGCATCAAGCATTGTAAAGCATGTAAACTATCATGTACACGttattatccaccttattcttctcGTAAGAGttggcgtggccatttgtaaattttatgggtctggctttcgggctcatctgcgtccagctatttttgtttgttttgctacttgatattgcaaactggtgtgtcttaccatattattttaatgtattatattaattatgagcacattAGTTTGTAGCGCAAACAGTCTTACCATTTGCTGTATGTTGTTATTCTTCGTTATTTCcttatagcggctaatgaactggaagtctcacccatggGCTTACTTCCGTGTTAAAGAAAAGGGTGGATAGACCAGGCTTAAAATTCAGCACTTAATTGTGTATAATACGTACCTGCTCCATctctacactgtgtgcagaattattaggcatgttgatattctggtcatattttttttccaaacacattttaccaattccaaaccacatcagtcttaataactactgttaattttgtatttaatcatttatatgtgatatataattgtccgtgaaggctggaagtgaaaaactccttatattcaggtgtgcataattattaggcatgttttcttttacagataaaatgagccaaaaaagatattaaacccagactgaaaagtccaaattatgaaatgcccatgagaagaatgcaatactaatgcattacaagaatttgcaaagttaaggcttgaccactggacagcgaaatgcttgttgagtctgcgtggtcagaaaaaacaggtggagaagaaaagatgcatgttaactgcaaaagaattaggaattaaggtaggttgcagttctggaaaatggtggcgctggagactaaatggttcctgatggtgtcacactttgcaaattcttgtaatgcattatcaacatgcctaataattctgcacacagtgtatatccACCAAACTTCGTTGCATGCAAAACAAACGTTCATAGAGTCATTAAACTtcaaaccactagatggcagaactTCCATTTCTTGAGCACTGCTGAGCTAAACACGCTTCTTCCGTAACAACAATACAGCGCTTCCGGTCGTGCAGAGCTCGGCATGGTTACGCATGTGACTGTTTCTATATCTCGTTTATAATGACCGATTTAATTTTAGACTTCTTTGAATAAGCATTTTTTGGTAAGTTTTTATCTATTAACTCGGATGATGTAGTCTGTTTAATAATTACGCGAAACCTAAAagtatccattttatttttatacagtttttatgttttattgtgtatcttttcgtgtgtgtgtgtgtgtgtgtgtgtgtgtgtgt
It contains:
- the si:dkeyp-72e1.6 gene encoding transmembrane protein 238-like encodes the protein MEAAPGGLGRCSCAFWLAVAFDVLGLIILLLGVFGDLFFYDFLIYAGAIIIFLSLIWWVFWYTGNIEVPPEELEDDVGLLKKGRGLAGVVRRFSTRLSSGIRNSLRRNGGPRAQGTVPGQAKNRRDGRQVPVAFAMTSQDNVSTVSATVTGTETQAI